In Amblyraja radiata isolate CabotCenter1 chromosome 39, sAmbRad1.1.pri, whole genome shotgun sequence, the following proteins share a genomic window:
- the LOC116967296 gene encoding inositol 1,4,5-trisphosphate receptor-interacting protein-like gives MTTALKLFNMCVLMITGSLYHPRLLSDEVESEEVQNRIKEHEYRYRLEIERLQREMEEKSNRDGNIRNTFAKKEDSVTWNWNTHIILLLVTIQFLGFWIGGTLPHIPQDYNSEEEEEEENENEFPRRIYGNILNIPDQSVLDQFYTICIQNASQEPNQTCEFVESFVDNLLEASRNLCQWNSELILEDCVGIGSQFEKWGCKTPSIYDILVPIFLQDGYCFKPEICSCDIPPEKQNYGRILMVTPHNADLGCQCKTTELEGDILCLIHSKRFEPDVRANCLAPIMCSDCQALMEYQKILMDMCPLMMECIKNDTAS, from the exons ATGACAACTGCGTTAAAACTTTTCAACATGTGTGTTCTGATGATCACGGGGAGCTTGTACCACCCTCGTCTCCTCAGTGATGAagtggagagtgaggaggtccagAACAGAATCAAGGAGCACGAGTACCGGTACAGACTGGAGATAGAACGGCTCCAGAGAGAAATGGAGGAAAAAAGTAACCGTGATGGTAATATAAGGAATACATTTGCAAAAAAGGAAGATTCAGTAACATGGAATTGGAACACTCATATTATTCTCCTGCTGGTCACAATCCAGTTCTTGGGATTCTGGATAGGCGGCACTTTGCCACATATTCCCCAGGACTATAATAgtgaggaagaagaggaagaagaaaatgaaaatgaatttcCTCGAAGAATTTACGGCAACATTTTGAATATTCCTGATCAAAGTGTGCTGGATCAGTTCTACACCATTTGCATTCAGAATGCGAGCCAAGAGCCAAATCAGACCTGTGAATTTGTAGAAAGCTTTGTGGACAATCTTCTGGAGGCCAGTAGGAATCTCTGTCAGTGGAACTCTGAGCTGATCCTTGAAGACTGTGTGGGTATTGGGAGTCAGTTTGAAAAATGGGGCTGTAAGACACCATCTATATATGATATTTTGGTTCCAATTTTTCTCCAGGATGGATATTGTTTTAAACCAGAGATTTGTTCCTGTGACATCCCACCTGAAAAACAGAATTATGGCAGGATTCTCATGGTTACACCGCACAATGCTGACTTGGGCTGCCAATGTAAAACCACAGAACTTGAAGGGGATATTCTGTGTCTTATTCACAGCAAGAGATTTGAACCTGATGTTCGTGCCAATTGCCTTGCTCCTATCATGTGTTCCGATTG TCAGGCGCTCATGGAGTATCAGAAAATATTAATGGACATGTGTCCGTTAATGATGGAGTGCATTAAAAATGATACAGCCAGCTGA